Proteins from a genomic interval of Nostoc sp. TCL240-02:
- a CDS encoding transposase, which translates to MTLEKLKQFRTDVYTILGKAKDALFEPIPLMPDCSNLFFGKRLGVLVMAGRFEGLSDLEWKLFEDIFPKQASKRGKGMPHAPYRYVLNSLLYILITGCRWCDLPRGDIWASKSSSHRWLKRWRFDGTFEYIQGRVLAIANEKGLINWDFGAVDGSFSPAQWLRCIHKSENS; encoded by the coding sequence ATGACATTAGAAAAGCTTAAACAATTTCGCACAGATGTGTATACTATCCTCGGTAAAGCCAAAGATGCGTTATTTGAACCTATCCCACTAATGCCAGATTGTAGTAATCTATTTTTTGGCAAGAGGTTGGGTGTATTAGTGATGGCTGGACGTTTTGAGGGATTGAGCGACCTAGAATGGAAGCTATTTGAGGATATATTTCCTAAGCAGGCATCCAAACGTGGTAAAGGAATGCCTCATGCACCGTATCGCTATGTATTAAATAGTCTGTTATACATTCTAATAACTGGATGTCGATGGTGTGACCTTCCACGAGGGGATATATGGGCATCGAAAAGCTCATCCCATCGATGGTTAAAGCGATGGCGTTTTGATGGGACATTTGAATATATACAAGGACGTGTATTAGCGATCGCTAATGAGAAGGGGCTTATAAACTGGGACTTTGGAGCTGTTGACGGCTCTTTTTCCCCCGCTCAATGGCTACGGTGTATACACAAGTCTGAAAATAGCTGA
- a CDS encoding response regulator transcription factor, which translates to MIQILLVDDQHLIRQGLKSMLESNAEIQVIGEAENGQRALEQIPALQPDIVLMDVRMPVMDGVATTKAIAQQYPNIKVLVLTTFDDDEYVFQAMRVGAKGYLLKDTEPDELMLAIRSVYKGQTLLGPGLFEKALIPIPVTVPSVEPPPELAQLTPRELDVLRLIASGANNREIAESLFLSENTVKNYVTNILSRLSLRDRTQAALFAHSLFSGLK; encoded by the coding sequence ATGATTCAGATTTTATTAGTTGACGATCAGCATCTTATTCGTCAGGGACTTAAGAGTATGCTTGAGTCGAATGCAGAGATTCAGGTAATCGGTGAGGCGGAGAATGGGCAAAGGGCACTCGAACAAATTCCCGCATTACAACCTGATATCGTGCTAATGGATGTTCGAATGCCTGTAATGGATGGAGTTGCCACAACAAAGGCGATCGCTCAACAATATCCTAATATTAAGGTTCTCGTCCTGACCACCTTTGACGATGATGAATATGTTTTCCAGGCGATGCGGGTGGGTGCAAAGGGCTATTTGCTCAAGGATACCGAACCTGATGAACTAATGTTGGCAATTCGATCCGTCTATAAGGGACAAACTCTACTCGGCCCAGGATTGTTTGAGAAAGCACTCATACCGATTCCCGTAACTGTGCCATCTGTGGAACCCCCTCCAGAATTGGCGCAACTCACACCCAGAGAATTAGATGTGTTGCGGTTAATTGCTTCTGGAGCTAATAACCGTGAAATTGCTGAATCGCTGTTTCTTTCAGAAAACACTGTTAAAAATTATGTTACCAATATTCTGAGTCGGTTGAGTTTGCGCGATCGCACTCAAGCCGCTTTATTTGCCCATTCGTTGTTTAGTGGACTTAAATAA